The DNA window CACCGCTTCCAGGTCGCGCATCCCGGTCTCGGACTGGTCGCCGGGGGCCAGCGCCGACTTGCGGATAACCGCATCGAACACCCGACGGTCCAGCCGCGACTGGAACCGCGCCGCGACCCGGCCCATGATCCGCCCGCGGGCATAGTCCAGAAGGCCCATCATGCTGTAAAGGAATACCACCAGCACGCTCAGCGCGATTAGCGTCTCGACCGACCCGCTGCCCAGCACCCGGTCATAGACCTGCAACATGTAGATCGGCCCGGTCAGCATCAGCATGTTGACGAAAAAGCTGAAGATCCCAACGAACCAGTAAAGCCCGCGGCTCTCGCGGCGGGCAGCACGCAATTCCTCGCGGCCCGCATCAAGTCTTGCCTTGCTAAGTTGCATCCCGTCTCTTTCGCGTGCCGCTACATCGTTGCTTGAACGATACCCAGTTCCGCCTTACTACCATTGTTACGGCTTCGCCACAGACCATCGCCGAAAAGATGGCACGCCTGTGTAAATTCAGCCGTTTGTTTATGTATGCCGCAATAGCTTAACCAAAGTCTGACCGTTGCCACATTTCTCGTCTTCCAGTCAACCAAAGCTGATCGCGGCTTGCCTTGCCCTTGTCGTGACCCTCGCCGCAGCGGGTTGCACGCCAACCCCGGCGAACCACCCGGCCGACCAGCCCTTCGATCCTTACGAAGAGGAAAACCGCCGCACCCACGCCTTCAACCGGGCGCTGGACAAAAATCTGGTGGGACCCGCGGGCAAGGGCTATTCCGGCTTCATTCCCGACGATGTCGAGAACATGGTCGGCCGCTTCGCCTTCAACCTGTCGATACCCGGCGCGGTGGTGAACAACATCCTGCAAGGCAACATGAAAGGCGCGACCGAGGATACCTACCGCTTCCTCGTGAACACCACGATCGGACTGGGCGGCCTGTTCGACACCGCGTCCGAACTCAACATGCCCCAGGCCACCGACGCCGATTTCGGCCAGACCCTCTATGTCTGGGGCGTACGCGAAGGCGCCTATGTCGAACTGCCCCTGCTCGGCCCCTCGACCGAGCGCGCGGCGGCGGGCAAGATCGTCGATCTCTTCACCAACCCGCTGACCTACGTGCTGGACGAACCCGAGAACTACTATGGCACTGTCGCCTCTGGCGTCACGGGCTTGTCGGACCGTGGGCGTTATGCCGACACCATCGATTCCATTCTTTACGACAGCGCCGACAGTTACGCGCAGGCGCGGTCGCTCTATATTCAGAACAGGCGCTTCAAGCTCGGCGGTGGCTCGGGCGGGGCGTTCGAAGATCCGTATGATGCCGAATTCGGCACGCCGCTGGAGGACCCCTACGATGAATGACATTTCCAGACGTTTCCTGATCGGCGCCGGTGCGGCCGCCACGCTGCTGCCCGCAGCCGCAACCCCCGCCTTCGCCCTAACAGAAGCCCGCGCCCGCGGCCTCATCGACCAGGTCGTGTCTGATATCAATCGCGTGATCGCCTCGGGCAAGTCCACCGGCGCGATGATCCGCGACTTCGAGCGCATCTTCGCCCGTTACGCCGACGTGAACATCATCGCCCGCTCCACGCTGGGCGCCGATTCGCGCCGCGCCTCCTCGCGCCAGATGCGGGCCTTCACCTCCGCTTTCCAGGGTTATATCGCCCGCAAGTACGGCAAGCGGTTCCGCGAGTTCATCGGCGGCCAGATCACCGTGACCGGCGTGCGCCGGGTCAAGTCCTGGCACGAGGTCCGCTCGACGGTGAAGCTGCGCGGCAGGTCGCCCTTCACCGTGCTTTTCCTGGTGTCCGACCGCTCGGGCCGCGACCTCTTTTTCGACATGGTGATCGAAGGCGTCAGCCTGCGGCTCAGCGAACGCACAGAGATCGGCGCGATGCTCGACCGCAACGGCGGCAATATCGACGCGCTCATCGCCGACGTGAAGCGCGCGGGCTGATCCCGAAACAGGTCCGGCCGATCTGCCCCGCCGCCGCATAAGCTCCGGCGGTGGCGCGGGGTTTGTTGGTCTTTTCCGAGCTATCGCCCGCCGTCCGCCGGCCCCAACAACTCTTCCAGCATCCGGTTGATCGTGTTGCCCCGGTCCCGGTCCTGACGTTGCTGCGTCTGCGTGCGCGGCTGCTGCTGAACCTGCGGCTGCGGTTCGACCCGGATCATCGGTAGGTCGTTGACCGGCACACCCTCGTTCACCCGCACCATCGTCTCGCGCCAGATATCCGCCGGAAGCCCGCCGCCAGTCACGCCCTTGAGCGGCGTGTTGTCGTCATACCCCATCCACACCCCGGTCACGTAATCGGCGGTGAAGCCAAGGAACCACGCGTCGCGTGCCGCCTGCGTCGTGCCGGTCTTGCCCGCGGCCTGCCGATCGGGCAGCTTGGCGCGCGTGCCAGTGCCCGACTGCACCACCTCGTACATCATGCCCATCAGCTTCTGCGCCGCTTCCTGCTGGATCACACGCTCTCCAATGCCGCCCCCCTTGCGCATCAGCGGGTCGTCATCGCCCAGAAGCTTCAGTTCGACCAGACCGTAGGGCGTCACCGACGAACCGCCGTTCAGGATGCCCGCATAGGCCCCCGTCATCTCCAGCAGCGTGCTTTCCGAGGCGCCCAGCGCCAGCGCCGGGCCATCCGCCAGTTCGTTGTCGATGCCGAAATCGCTGGCGACCCGGCGCACCAGGTCGCGCCCCACGCTCTCCGACACCTTCACCGCCGGAATGTTGTAGGATTTGGCAAGCGCCGTGATCAGCGGCACGCGGCCATGAAACCTGTTGTCGTAATTGTCCGGGCACCATCGGCCGGATCCTGCGATGTCCAGGCAATAGGGCTCGTCCACCACCATCGAATTTGGCTCGTACCCCAACTCCAGCGCCGTCGCATAGACGAACGGCTTGAAGGCCGAGCCGGTCTGCCTCTTGGCCATCGTCGCCCGGTTGAACGCGCCGGTCACGCGTGACTTGCGCCCGCCAACCATCGCACGCACCGCGCCATCGGCGCTCATCACCACGATGGCGGCCTGCGCCTTGGACCCTTCACTAACCTTGTTCTCGAACACATGGGTCAGCGCCTCTTCGGCGGCGCGCTGCATCCGCTGGTCAAGCGTGGTCTGGATGATGACATCCTCTGTCGTGTCGCGGGTGAACAGCTCCGGCCCGCTATCCATCACCCAGTCGGCGAAATAGCCGCCCGCCTGCGCCTCGGCGGCCTCCGACAGCGTGGCCGGGTTGTCCTGCGCCGCCTGCGTCTCGGCATCGGTCAGGTAGCCCTGCTCGTTCATCAGCCGCAGGACCGTCGCCGCCCGTGCCTGTGACCGTTCCAGGTTGGTCGTCGGCGCCAGCCGCGTCGGCGCGGTCAACAATCCCGCCAGCATCGCCGCCTGCGCCGCGTTCACCTCGCGCGCGCTGACCCCGAAATAGCGTTGCGCCGCGCCCTCGACCCCAAAGGCACCGCCGCCGAAATAAGCCCGGTTGAGATAGATCGAAAGGATCTCGTTCTTGGAATACTTCGCCTCCATCGCCATCGCATAGATCGCTTCCTTGGCCTTCCGGCTCAGCGATCCGCGGCGGCAATCCTGAACGTACTCCGCCTCGCTCTCCCACTCGGACTCGTCGTATTCAACGCCAAGGCACAGCAGCTTCGCGGTTTGCTGCGTGATCGTCGACCCACCGTGACCGCTCAGCGGCCCGCGCCCCTCGCTCAGATTGATGCGGACGGCGCTCGCGATACCACGCGGGCTCAGGCCGAAATGCCGGTAGAACCGCTTGTCCTCGGTGGCCAGCACCGCGTTGCGCAACTCGGGGCTGACGGTGTCGGCTGTCACAACGCCGCCGAACTGGTCGCCGCGCCACGCGAAC is part of the Roseovarius sp. THAF9 genome and encodes:
- a CDS encoding VacJ family lipoprotein, which translates into the protein MPHFSSSSQPKLIAACLALVVTLAAAGCTPTPANHPADQPFDPYEEENRRTHAFNRALDKNLVGPAGKGYSGFIPDDVENMVGRFAFNLSIPGAVVNNILQGNMKGATEDTYRFLVNTTIGLGGLFDTASELNMPQATDADFGQTLYVWGVREGAYVELPLLGPSTERAAAGKIVDLFTNPLTYVLDEPENYYGTVASGVTGLSDRGRYADTIDSILYDSADSYAQARSLYIQNRRFKLGGGSGGAFEDPYDAEFGTPLEDPYDE
- a CDS encoding phospholipid-binding protein MlaC, whose translation is MNDISRRFLIGAGAAATLLPAAATPAFALTEARARGLIDQVVSDINRVIASGKSTGAMIRDFERIFARYADVNIIARSTLGADSRRASSRQMRAFTSAFQGYIARKYGKRFREFIGGQITVTGVRRVKSWHEVRSTVKLRGRSPFTVLFLVSDRSGRDLFFDMVIEGVSLRLSERTEIGAMLDRNGGNIDALIADVKRAG
- a CDS encoding transglycosylase domain-containing protein; the protein is MGNQGRKTPRLVADRRYGKSAKTAAKGRAKTAARKPAKTARTRRKGGGGSGGGRGPVAWIKRLFRWVLRLIWVVTWRVTAVVLLVTALAVAYVYAGLPDVRALLDGRARGSVTMLDREGDVFAWRGDQFGGVVTADTVSPELRNAVLATEDKRFYRHFGLSPRGIASAVRINLSEGRGPLSGHGGSTITQQTAKLLCLGVEYDESEWESEAEYVQDCRRGSLSRKAKEAIYAMAMEAKYSKNEILSIYLNRAYFGGGAFGVEGAAQRYFGVSAREVNAAQAAMLAGLLTAPTRLAPTTNLERSQARAATVLRLMNEQGYLTDAETQAAQDNPATLSEAAEAQAGGYFADWVMDSGPELFTRDTTEDVIIQTTLDQRMQRAAEEALTHVFENKVSEGSKAQAAIVVMSADGAVRAMVGGRKSRVTGAFNRATMAKRQTGSAFKPFVYATALELGYEPNSMVVDEPYCLDIAGSGRWCPDNYDNRFHGRVPLITALAKSYNIPAVKVSESVGRDLVRRVASDFGIDNELADGPALALGASESTLLEMTGAYAGILNGGSSVTPYGLVELKLLGDDDPLMRKGGGIGERVIQQEAAQKLMGMMYEVVQSGTGTRAKLPDRQAAGKTGTTQAARDAWFLGFTADYVTGVWMGYDDNTPLKGVTGGGLPADIWRETMVRVNEGVPVNDLPMIRVEPQPQVQQQPRTQTQQRQDRDRGNTINRMLEELLGPADGGR